A genomic region of Thermodesulfovibrio aggregans contains the following coding sequences:
- the sdhC gene encoding succinate dehydrogenase, cytochrome b556 subunit, whose protein sequence is MRYRWNTGSIAWLVHRVTGIILALYLIAHIYVLSHLKDPVSYDKLMALMKNPIIKIGELILFAIVLKHVFAGIRITLLEMGVSTKYQKQMAYAGAAVVAVLWFIGAIYFLKEVF, encoded by the coding sequence ATGAGATATCGCTGGAACACTGGCTCAATTGCCTGGCTCGTTCATAGAGTTACAGGAATCATTCTTGCACTTTACTTAATTGCCCATATTTATGTTTTAAGCCATTTAAAAGACCCTGTGTCATATGATAAATTGATGGCATTGATGAAAAATCCCATCATTAAGATCGGCGAATTAATACTTTTCGCTATAGTTTTAAAACATGTTTTTGCAGGAATAAGAATCACACTTCTTGAGATGGGAGTATCTACGAAGTATCAAAAGCAGATGGCTTATGCTGGAGCAGCAGTTGTAGCAGTGTTATGGTTTATTGGTGCAATTTACTTTTTAAAGGAGGTGTTTTAA
- the sdhD gene encoding succinate dehydrogenase, hydrophobic membrane anchor protein yields MWSWLLHRITGVILVVGLLYHFVLMHFMGHDNYSYEAVMQRLSDPSWKIFNIVFLISALYHGFYGLNGLVLEYIKSDSLKKFLKIMIFVIPVALAFWGVKIVFLL; encoded by the coding sequence ATGTGGAGCTGGCTTTTACATAGAATAACCGGTGTGATTCTTGTTGTTGGACTACTTTATCACTTTGTTCTAATGCATTTTATGGGTCATGACAACTACTCTTATGAAGCAGTCATGCAAAGACTGAGTGATCCGTCATGGAAGATTTTTAATATTGTATTTCTAATTTCAGCTCTATATCATGGCTTTTATGGATTGAATGGTCTTGTTTTAGAGTATATAAAGAGTGATTCATTAAAGAAGTTTTTGAAGATTATGATATTTGTTATTCCGGTAGCACTTGCTTTTTGGGGGGTTAAGATTGTATTTTTATTATAA
- a CDS encoding type II secretion system F family protein, whose product MPTTFIWKGRTEEGVIITGETEAENEGELLLALRKKGIIPRYVRQKEEKRFLSLGKVSNKDILFFTRQFATLFASGVPVVQAFDALIGQIKNKTFKKVLIQMRNDIEKGSSLADAMKRHPRVFSSLFVNMVRAGEEGGMLDKVLQRMADYFEKMLKLRRKIIGAMIYPSLVIGIAVLVVAVIMIFVIPTFAKLFSEMGVDLPLPTRITIGLSNFMASSGIFIFLGIIGFFIFVKFLRASAKGRKITDNILLRIPLLGVILLKSSLSRFSRTLGTLLGSGVPILNSMEISARASGNKVIEDIVLDMKEEITGGKSLTEVLKTKPEIFPPIFVQMVGVGESTGKTDEMLNKVADFYDEEVDNAVANLMSMLEPALIIFLGVTIGFIVVSLYLPIFKLGEVVGRGG is encoded by the coding sequence ATGCCTACAACCTTTATATGGAAAGGCAGAACAGAAGAAGGAGTTATAATAACAGGCGAAACTGAAGCTGAGAATGAAGGAGAACTTCTTTTAGCATTAAGAAAAAAAGGTATAATTCCAAGATACGTAAGACAGAAAGAAGAAAAAAGATTTCTTAGTTTAGGAAAAGTTTCAAATAAAGATATTCTCTTTTTTACCCGTCAATTTGCAACTCTATTTGCTTCAGGTGTACCAGTTGTTCAAGCTTTTGATGCATTGATAGGACAGATAAAGAATAAAACTTTTAAAAAAGTTCTCATTCAAATGAGAAATGATATAGAAAAAGGTTCATCTTTGGCTGATGCTATGAAAAGGCACCCACGCGTATTCAGTTCACTTTTTGTAAATATGGTAAGAGCTGGTGAAGAAGGTGGAATGCTTGATAAGGTACTTCAAAGAATGGCTGATTATTTTGAGAAAATGTTAAAACTGAGAAGAAAAATCATTGGCGCTATGATTTATCCTAGTTTAGTAATAGGTATTGCTGTTTTGGTTGTAGCAGTTATAATGATATTTGTCATCCCAACATTTGCCAAACTGTTTTCTGAAATGGGAGTTGATCTGCCTCTTCCTACAAGAATAACAATTGGTTTGAGCAATTTTATGGCAAGTTCAGGAATTTTTATATTTTTAGGAATTATTGGATTTTTTATATTTGTAAAATTCCTGAGAGCTTCGGCTAAAGGTAGAAAAATCACAGATAACATTCTATTAAGAATTCCTCTTTTAGGGGTTATATTGCTTAAATCTTCTCTTTCAAGATTTTCAAGAACACTTGGAACTCTTCTTGGCAGTGGTGTCCCAATTCTTAACAGTATGGAAATTTCAGCAAGAGCTTCAGGTAATAAAGTGATAGAGGATATTGTTTTAGATATGAAAGAGGAGATAACCGGTGGTAAATCTCTTACAGAAGTTTTAAAAACAAAGCCTGAAATTTTTCCACCAATTTTTGTTCAGATGGTAGGTGTTGGAGAGTCAACAGGTAAAACTGATGAGATGCTCAATAAAGTAGCGGATTTTTATGATGAAGAAGTTGACAATGCTGTGGCAAATCTAATGAGTATGCTTGAGCCAGCATTGATAATATTTCTTGGAGTAACAATTGGATTTATAGTAGTATCTCTTTATCTGCCTATATTTAAGCTCGGCGAGGTTGTTGGCAGAGGAGGTTAA
- the bioF gene encoding 8-amino-7-oxononanoate synthase yields MSEKFFEFLEEKLRRLKEQNLYRSLKDVNSRDGMEITINGKKYINFSSNDYLGLSQHPLVKEAAMQAIKIFGCGGGASRLLAGGTVLNKELEKLLAQLKGTESSIVLNSGYTANTSLIPVLAEEEDIIFSDELNHASIIDGIRLSKAKKIIYKHADIDDLSQKIKETSCKGKKIVITDTVFSMDGDIAPLKELYEICKFEDAILYIDDAHGTGVLGQGQGAWKHFNLPQENFVVQMGTLSKSVGCFGAFVCGTNSLIDWFINSARGFIFSTALPPSVIASAIASIKIIIEDKTLIDTLWHNTEKVIEAIKILGLKTTNTQTPIIPLLFESIEDAMNASKIFNSLGIYAPVIRPPTVKIPRIRITISAAHTHENIERLIEAFNLLCQQPRRA; encoded by the coding sequence ATGAGTGAAAAATTTTTTGAATTTTTGGAAGAAAAACTCAGAAGACTTAAAGAACAAAATCTCTATCGTTCTTTAAAAGATGTGAACTCAAGAGATGGGATGGAAATTACAATAAATGGAAAAAAATATATAAATTTCTCATCCAATGACTATCTTGGATTAAGCCAGCATCCATTGGTAAAAGAAGCAGCAATGCAAGCAATTAAAATTTTTGGCTGTGGCGGAGGAGCATCAAGACTTCTTGCTGGAGGTACTGTTCTTAATAAAGAGCTGGAAAAACTTTTAGCTCAACTAAAAGGAACAGAGAGTTCAATTGTTCTCAATTCTGGTTACACAGCTAATACATCATTAATACCAGTATTAGCTGAGGAAGAAGATATAATTTTCAGTGATGAACTTAATCACGCAAGCATTATTGATGGAATAAGACTCAGTAAAGCAAAAAAAATTATTTATAAACATGCCGATATAGATGACCTATCCCAAAAAATAAAAGAAACTTCATGCAAGGGAAAAAAAATAGTAATCACTGACACAGTATTTAGCATGGATGGAGACATCGCTCCACTTAAAGAACTCTATGAAATCTGCAAGTTTGAGGATGCAATTCTTTATATTGATGATGCCCACGGAACTGGTGTTCTTGGACAAGGACAGGGTGCATGGAAACATTTTAATCTTCCTCAAGAAAATTTCGTAGTTCAAATGGGAACTCTTTCAAAATCAGTAGGTTGCTTTGGTGCATTTGTATGCGGAACAAATAGTTTAATAGATTGGTTTATAAATTCAGCAAGAGGATTCATCTTTTCAACTGCTCTGCCACCAAGTGTTATTGCCTCTGCCATTGCTTCAATAAAAATTATTATAGAAGATAAAACTCTTATTGACACACTTTGGCATAATACTGAAAAAGTTATTGAAGCTATAAAAATTTTAGGTCTTAAGACAACAAATACGCAAACTCCTATTATTCCACTTCTTTTTGAAAGTATTGAAGATGCGATGAATGCTTCAAAAATATTTAATAGTTTGGGTATTTATGCACCTGTTATCAGACCACCAACAGTAAAAATTCCAAGAATAAGAATTACTATAAGTGCAGCACATACTCATGAAAACATTGAAAGACTTATAGAGGCTTTTAACCTCCTCTGCCAACAACCTCGCCGAGCTTAA
- the mraZ gene encoding division/cell wall cluster transcriptional repressor MraZ encodes MVKSGKKWNMISFIGKYYHNLDQKGRVILPSSIREVLANKYSSGKLYLTTAPFDKALHLYPLEEWIKLEDKIRQLPKSDESVIYFLRRVIASATPCEMDKQGRILIPYEYRKDAGINSEVVIVGQIDRVEIWDKDTWDSVTDPSKVDIKRIQDGLAKYGL; translated from the coding sequence GTGGTAAAAAGTGGTAAAAAGTGGAACATGATATCTTTCATAGGAAAATATTACCATAATCTTGATCAAAAAGGAAGAGTGATCTTGCCATCCTCTATTAGAGAGGTTCTGGCAAACAAGTACTCATCTGGAAAGCTTTATCTTACCACTGCTCCTTTTGATAAGGCATTGCATCTTTATCCTCTTGAGGAGTGGATAAAGCTTGAAGACAAAATAAGACAACTTCCAAAGTCGGATGAATCGGTAATCTATTTTTTAAGAAGAGTTATTGCCTCTGCAACGCCCTGTGAAATGGATAAACAGGGAAGAATACTAATCCCCTATGAATACAGAAAGGATGCAGGAATTAATTCAGAGGTGGTCATTGTTGGGCAAATTGATAGAGTTGAAATATGGGATAAGGATACATGGGATAGCGTTACAGATCCATCAAAAGTAGATATAAAGAGGATACAAGATGGTCTTGCTAA